The following coding sequences lie in one Kryptolebias marmoratus isolate JLee-2015 linkage group LG5, ASM164957v2, whole genome shotgun sequence genomic window:
- the heyl gene encoding hairy/enhancer-of-split related with YRPW motif-like protein: MKRPHDYSSPDSDTDEFIDVGQEDSYCPVTGSMSPGSASQILARKKRRGIIEKRRRDRINHSLSELRRLVPSAFEKQGSSKLEKAEILQMTVDHLKLLHAMGGKGYFDARALAVDYRTLGFRECVGEVVRYLSSLEGESPDPIGARLVSHLSHCASELDPVLLQSPPPASALAFPPWPWASFPQMAPSSPAPASFPAGRRDLALLGSYASPASLRLAPLAGCQQGAPPPPPLLAPSALASVHRVTSLAASPALAPSRPSQASPHSTTGASPLPLPAPSSSSTSSSTSPPSAAPQVSFRPFAPLGSPTSQRRGPNGSTKAVPGWGTEIGAF; this comes from the exons ATGAAGAGACCTCACGACTACAGCTCCCCGGACTCAGACACAGACGAGTTCATCGACGTGGGACAAGAAGACAGCTACTG CCCAGTCACCGGGTCCATGTCCCCGGGCAGCGCCTCGCAGATCCTGGCCCGAAAGAAGCGACGAGGA ATCATAGAGAAGAGGCGCCGAGACCGGATCAACCACAGCCTGTCGGAGCTGCGCCGGCTGGTGCCCAGCGCCTTCGAGAAACag GGTTCTTCCAAACTGGAGAAAGCTGAGATCCTGCAGATGACTGTGGACCATCTGAAGCTGCTGCACGCCATGGGAGGCAAAG gaTACTTCGATGCCCGGGCCCTGGCGGTGGACTACAGGACCCTGGGCTTCAGGGAGTGCGTTGGGGAGGTGGTCCGGTACCTGAGCTCGCTGGAGGGGGAGTCGCCGGACCCCATCGGCGCTCGCCTCGTCTCCCATCTCTCCCACTGCGCCAGCGAGCTCGACCCCGTCCTCCTCCAGTCCCCCCCGCCTGCCTCCGCCCTGGCCTTCCCCCCCTGGCCATGGGCCTCCTTCCCTCAGATGGCGCCCTCGTCGCCCGCCCCGGCCTCCTTCCCCGCCGGGCGCCGGGACCTCGCCCTGCTGGGCAGCTACGCCTCGCCCGCCTCCCTCCGGCTCGCCCCCCTGGCCGGCTGCCAGCAGGGCgctcctccgccgccgccgctcctCGCCCCGTCGGCCCTGGCCTCCGTGCACAGGGTCACGTCCCTCGCGGCGTCCCCGGCCCTGGCCCCCTCCAGGCCGAGCCAAGCGTCCCCCCACAGCACCACGGGCGCCTCGCCTCTACCTCTCCCCGCTCCGTCCTCATCTTCTACCTCCTCCTCGACTTCGCCGCCGTCCGCCGCTCCGCAAGTGTCCTTCCGGCCCTTCGCACCTCTGGGGTCGCCCACGTCGCAGCGCAGGGGCCCGAACGGCTCAACCAAGGCAGTCCCGGGGTGGGGGACTGAGATCGGAGCTTTTTGA
- the LOC108238782 gene encoding coagulation factor XI: MVAFLVAAGLLSLSSFAFTDECRPGFLENMDFPGADLTFLFSPSAEHCQKLCTQHPSCLFFTFLRPDWTRDNRHFYCYLKATASGEPATQTPLLGVTSGFSLKPCSPDPRPCFSETFENVDFPGADYRALFTATYEECQRACTQDPGCQFFTFITRNFAQADIRFKCHLKFSWTIPRTPVVEKKPGVLSGFSHTGQISDQFDTACQSSLFLNTDIPGSDLLSLKAVSAEHCQVLCSAHPQCTYFSFTSDNFRCFLKNNASGMATKADMRVTSGTPARFCQLDGNWVKLTYEEVDFRGSDFRNEPADDADACQRKCTEAPVCQFYTYTNENFSDQAFRRRCFLKRVITMPAPPKVTKLDHVASGFTLRNCVTAA; this comes from the exons ATGGTGGCCTTCTTAGTGGCGGCGGGTCTTCTGTCCCTCAGCAGCTTCGCCTTTACTGATG AATGCAGACCGGGCTTTCTGGAGAACATGGACTTTCCTGGAGCCGATCTAACGTTCCTTTTCTCTCCGTCTGCGGAGCACTGTCAGAAGCTGTGCACCCAGCACCCCTCGTGCCTCTTCTTCACCTTCCTTCGGCCGGACTGGACCAGAgacaacag gcactTTTACTGCTACCTGAAGGCCACTGCGTCTGGAGAGCCAGCGACGCAAACCCCCCTGCTGGGCGTCACTTCGGGTTTTTCCCTCAAGCCCTGCAGTCCGGACCCAC GACCCTGTTTCTCGGAGACCTTCGAGAACGTGGACTTCCCAGGGGCCGACTACAGAGCCCTGTTTACAGCCACCTACGAGGAGTGTCAGAGAGCCTGCACCCAGGACCCTGGCTGCCAGTTCTTCACTTTTATAACGAGGAACTTCGCTCAAGCCGACATCAG GTTCAAGTGCCACCTGAAATTCAGCTGGACCATACCCAGGACACCTGTCGTAGAAAAAAAGCCTGGAGTCTTATCTGGATTCTCCCACACGGGACAAATCTCGGATCAGTTCGACACAG CGTGTCAGAGCTCGCTGTTTCTGAACACTGACATCCCGGGAAGTGACCTCCTGTCCCTGAAGGCCGTCTCCGCTGAGCACTGCCAGGTCCTGTGTTCCGCTCACCCACAGTGCACCTACTTCTCCTTCACCAG CGACAACTTCCGCTGCTTTCTGAAGAACAACGCAAGCGGGATGGCGACCAAAGCCGACATGAGAGTCACATCGGGGACGCCAGCACGATTCTGTCAGCTTGATGGAA ACTGGGTGAAGCTGACTTACGAGGAGGTCGACTTCAGAGGTTCCGACTTTCGAAATGAGCCGGCGGACGACGCAGACGCCTGCCAGAGGAAATGCACCGAGGCCCCCGTCTGCCAGTTCTACACTTACACCAATGAGAACTTCTCGGACCAAGCTTTTAG GCGCCGCTGCTTCCTGAAGCGAGTCATCACCATGCCCGCCCCTCCAAAAGTGACCAAACTGGACCACGTGGCGTCCGGCTTCACCTTGAGGAACTGTGTCACTGCAGCCTGA